In Helianthus annuus cultivar XRQ/B chromosome 3, HanXRQr2.0-SUNRISE, whole genome shotgun sequence, a single window of DNA contains:
- the LOC110929326 gene encoding uncharacterized protein LOC110929326 has protein sequence MEDYRSRSISRSYNYSDDRDVQIERYHGGIGPRRSNFETNQPYNLRSYSVSYGPPPRTNMDLVVAGTGRDVDFKNQKSTTKSWSFNDPEFQRKKRVASYKVYSVEGKVKGSFRKSFRWIKDKYTHVVYGWW, from the coding sequence ATGGAAGATTACAGATCAAGATCAATATCAAGATCATACAATTACAGTGATGACAGAGATGTGCAAATAGAGAGATACCATGGTGGGATAGGACCAAGAAGATCCAACTTTGAAACCAACCAACCTTATAATTTGAGGTCTTATAGTGTTTCATATGGTCCACCGCCAAGAACCAATATGGATCTTGTTGTTGCAGGCACTGGTAGAGATGTTGACTTCAAGAATCAAAAGTCAACTACAAAATCATGGAGTTTTAATGATCCTGAGTTCCAAAGGAAGAAGAGAGTTGCAAGCTATAAAGTCTACTCTGTTGAAGGAAAAGTCAAAGGGTCTTTTAGGAAGAGTTTCAGATGGATTAAAGATAAGTACACCCATGTTGTTTATGGATGGTGGTAA
- the LOC110931743 gene encoding uncharacterized mitochondrial protein AtMg01250-like, with protein sequence MGVLTLAKSLVLINGSPTYEFHFQREVRQGDPLSLFLFIMGMEALSSMLKKAEEVELFKGFKCPKNGPTLSHLFFPDDALIIGKWDVVNALNMARILRCFYVISGLKINYAKSNLMGVGVSKEEIEHMASCIGCRPAALPCMYLRLPIGSNINRMASWDPVIQAFDKRLSL encoded by the coding sequence ATGGGTGTCTTGACTTTGGCCAAGTCCCTAGTCCTCATCAATGGGTCCCCGACGTATGAATTTCATTTTCAACGGGAGGTTAGGCAAGGGGACCCGCTTTCTCTTTTTCTCTTCATAATGGGTATGGAGGCGCTCTCTAGTATGTTAAAAAAGGCGGAGGAGGTGGAATTATTCAAAGGCTTCAAATGTCCTAAAAATGGCCCAACCTTGTCTCATCTTTTCTTTCCGGACGATGCTCTAATTATTGGTAAATGGGATGTCGTAAACGCCCTCAACATGGCCCGTATTTTGAGATGTTTTTATGTGATTTCGGGTTTGAAAATAAATTATGCCAAATCAAATCTTATGGGAGTGGGGGTGTCCAAAGAAGAGATAGAGCATATGGCAAGTTGTATTGGGTGTAGGCCAGCCGCTTTACCTTGCATGTATTTGCGATTGCCTATTGGTTCAAATATTAATCGGATGGCTAGTTGGGATCCTGTTATACAAGCGTTTGATAAAAGGTTGTCGTTATAG